In Daucus carota subsp. sativus chromosome 4, DH1 v3.0, whole genome shotgun sequence, one DNA window encodes the following:
- the LOC108215828 gene encoding OVARIAN TUMOR DOMAIN-containing deubiquitinating enzyme 12 has product MITYEQDPDVLRWGLQLFDGHPVPDCGYCDANAQYNAEDYYQQQYYNEDRYDMGCISLANNELNEHDIQQLSQLSMADAPGTCTEGTCTEEPLQTAYYPQEWPCQSTGNYSFGNNYGNEEADDGRHSSSCSSPGRRSYCEEEWAYSIEPTDEYVLDGEVGKRLNQMVPIPHIPKINGEIPSMDEVTLDHQRLLDRLQLYELVEMKVLGDGNCQFRALSDQIYRTPEHHKFVRQQVAKQLKSHPEIYEAYVPMAYGDYLKKMIKGGEWGDHVTLQAAADSYGLKIFVITSFKDTCYIEILPKVQRSNRVISLSFWAEVHYNSIYPEGDMPSLVSTKKKKRWSSQCEHLDLEDDDC; this is encoded by the exons ATGATTACCTATGAGCAAGATCCTGATGTTCTTCGGTGGGGACTCCAGCTTTTTGATGGCCATCCAGTACCTGATTGTGGATATTGTGATGCCAATGCACAATATAATGCAGAGGATTATTATCAGCAGCAGTATTATAATGAGGACCGCTATGACATGGGATGCATCAGCTTGGCAAATAATGAGTTAAATGAACATGATATACAACAACTCTCCCAGTTGTCAATGGCAGATGCACCTGGAACGTGTACCGAAGGAACTTGTACTGAAGAGCCGTTGCAGACTGCTTACTATCCTCAGGAGTGGCCGTGTCAGTCAACGGGAAACTACAGTTTTG GTAATAACTATGGCAATGAAGAGGCAGATGATGGCAGACATTCCAGTTCATGTTCTAGCCCTGGAAGGAGGTCATACTGTGAGGAGGAGTGGGCTTATTCTATAGAGCCTACGGATGAGTATGTTCTAGATGGTGAAGTAGGAAAAAGATTGAATCAAATGGTTCCTATTCCT CATATTCCGAAAATCAATGGAGAAATACCCTCGATGGATGAGGTAACTTTAGATCATCAGAGATTGCTGGACAG GTTGCAGTTATATGAATTAGTGGAGATGAAAGTTCTAGGTGATGGCAACTGCCAG TTTCGAGCTCTATCAGATCAGATATATCGTACACCAGAGCACCACAAATTTGTGAGACAACAAGTTGCAAAGCAG CTTAAGTCTCATCCGGAGATATATGAGGCGTATGTTCCAATGGCTTATGGTGATTATTTGAAGAAGATGATCAA GGGTGGTGAATGGGGTGATCATGTCACTTTGCAGGCTGCTGCAGATTCG TATGGTCTTAAAATATTTGTCATAACATCATTCAAGGACACCTGCTATATCGAGATTCTTCCTAAAGTTCAAAGATCCAACCGAG TTATTTCTTTGAGCTTCTGGGCAGAGGTGCACTACAACTCAATTTATCCTGAAGGag ATATGCCTTCACTGGTAAgcacaaagaaaaagaagaggTGGAGTTCTCAATGTGAGCATTTGGATTTAGAGGACGATGACTGCTGA